The stretch of DNA aacataggcctacaccaggggtcagcattgagtccttatttatttgctttagtgatggatgaggtcacaagggatatacaaggtgagatcccttggtgtatgctctttgctgatgacgtggtgctagttgacgagagtagggcaggggttaataggaagttagagctgtggagacgcacgttagagtcaaaagggttcagacttagtaggaccaagaccgagtacatgatgtgcgatttcagcgcgactaggcatgaccGCATGAGGGGgcagacgttagtctagatgggcaagtggtggtccagaaggatacttttcggtatttaggatcggtgctacaaaaggatggcgacattgatgaagatgttaggcatagaatttcagctggctggttgaaatggcggcaagatTCTGGCATcatttgtgacaagagggtgccacaaaagctaaaaggcaaattctataggacagcaattcgtccggcgatgttatacggtgttgaatgttggcctacaaaaaggcgacatatccagcaactgagtgtaacagagatgcggatgttgcggtggttttgcgggcacacaaggagggatagagtccggaacgaagttattcgggatagggtcggggtggcacaaattgaggagaaacttatccagcatcggctgagatggtttggacatgtccaacgaaggcctcctgaggcaccggtgcataatggggttcttgagcgggtcgataatgtaaagaggggtagaggtagacctaaactgatgtgggatgagtcggttaagagagaccttaaggattggaatatctctaaagagatagttttggataggagcgcttggagactagctatcaatgtgcctgaactttgaacttatttctttcgggtttcatctctagcctaccccaacttgcttgggaaaaaaggcaatgttgttgttgttgtatccaAATGAAAGAGATGTATCAGATTCAGATTATGTACTAACTGCATCGTTTTCAAGAGCATCCCCTTGCGTATAGACATCAGAAAGGCCCCAATTCTGAGACCATGATGGCTTAAAAGGTTCAATTGGCATGTCAGATATCGGCAAATAGGACTGAATGTTGAATGCATATGCTGGAGTTTCCAAAATGTGGCCATCACTTTGGCCACAATATGTTGAAAAATGCTACACCAGAAGCAAACATATCTTAGAAAATAATTAAAGCAATACAGAGGAATATATTAAGTATATTATTTTCTGAATAATACTTTAAAGGAAAAGGACATTTTACTTCCGTGAGGTTTTTCAGCTGTCCAGATAGCTCCCaaatcttttctctttttttttctcactttgcTGTAAGGGTTACTTGGACAACTGGAAAACTTTACAAGAGTAAAATGAACCACATTGTCCAGACAAGCAAACTGTAAGGGGCTAAATTCCTAATGCACATGTACCCAGACTGCCATGCTACCTAATAACTAAGCTGGAAATCAAATGCTTTAACAAACCTCATAATACTCCAGCCTCTGAGAATAAACTGGTTCCAGGGATTCAACCTGCACATTTAGTGGTTGTTTATAGCAATGATGGTAATAACAATGAACAGGTTGCCCAAAGATCGTGTGCTGAACATCGTAGGATAACAATGCCTGCATAGACAAGCTTGACATCAGAACTAATAAGATGTAATTGAACCAAAACCAAGACTAAAGATGCATACAAAACTTGAGGCAAACATCATGGTCTCTTGTAAGCATATAAAATAATAGCAAAGttctttttatattaaaaaatactTGCAGAATACTTTATTTTATTCATTTCTAattattattgtttctatctGCATATGATGGTGTTTTATGGAATCATAAATGCTAGTTATAATGAATAAAAGTTTACATCATATGAAGTTCACACTGTCTACTCAGAAAAAGTACCTCGGGCTGAAATTCCTCTACTGGATGAGACTCGGAGTAGCTAAGATTTGGAAACCAATCTGGCTTGCCAAAAACTTCAGGAAGGCCATAAGATTGTGAAAAAGAAGGCGTATAGTACGAATCAGACATGGATTGGCTATAGGTATCGGCATCATCTTTGTAATTACTATGCCAAGATAAGTCCTGTTTCCAAATAATAAGTACTTAGAATCACAGTAGACCATTTTTGTGTACTAAACATAAAAACGAGGAATGTACACACACAAGAAGAATAAATAAATCCCCATGCGCCTAATTTGGTTAAGACAAATTATTGCCATCATCAAGCTTATGAGATATTTTGACAAATCAGTGATAGTATCATGATCAGCTATGTAGTGCATTTCTATGGAGGTCATTCTGAGATAAGAAGCCAGTCTGTTAAGAGATGTGATTTATTGATCAGCAGAGTGTATATTTTACGTGAACTGTTATCATTCCTCATGCGAGGAGGCAAGAATTCAGCCTACCAAGCTTCAATATCCTTGAAATCCCAAGCACATGTGCATAAAATGCATGCAAATTCAGTCACAAAATTTTTGGAACACAAAAATTCGAGCTAATTTTCTCATATATTATGGAAGACACCACCTGTAGACTTACACAACATAATAAACAATTTCCTCAAACAAAGCACTAAAATACTCTTCTACACCCATGATACCTGACGCTGATACAGCATCATTGAGATAAAAATGCAGATGATAGCAAGTATGGACATGGAAAGCAGGTACCCACATTGCTCTGAACAAGCTCCTCGTTGCTATCATGCGGCTCCACTCTTCCCACGGACGGTGGCGGCATCTCAACCTCCACGGCCAAGGCATCCTCCCCACTTTCTTTCCTGTTCGCATAAACCGGAACGACGTAGCTGTCCAACCCAATCCGCTGCTCCACATACGGGTCCTTGTAGCCGAATACGTAATCCAATCCCCGCACGCACTTCTTCCAGAAGCCGCGTCCGCACCACCTGCGCCTCCGCCCCTTACCTTTCGTAGCTGCCCCGTTTGGAAACACCTCCGGGGATTCGTGCACCGGCTTCCGCAGAGCTTCCTCGTCGCCATAAGGTTCCTCCGGCGGAGGATCCGCTGGCTCCGGTGTGGGTGAAGGAGGCGAGGGGACATTGGgtacggtggcggcggcagaggaggagacGGGGTAGCAAGTGCTGGCGGAAGGCGGAAGAGGGGTGCCGAAGGTGGCGGCGAGGTCGTAGCCGCCGAGGTAGGGGTGAGGATTGTACTCACTGAAGAAATCGTCGTCGTCCTCATCTAAGAGGAAGTCTCCGGCGTCGGCGGGGGCCATGGCTCGTCGGTTGGAGTCCGGGTTGCGGGGCGCGAGTTAGGATGCGAAGTGGGAGTGGAATGGAGGGGCGGAGGAGGTGAAGGAGCACGAGGACACGCGGAGGGTGGCATGTTGCtttccggcgacggcgatgcggTTGGGAGCTTGCGTCGGGTGGCCGGGTGGGGACGACGCGCGCggggctcgccgtcgccgggaaGGGGATTCATCCGGCGAATACGGACTTCGGAGTTCGAGTGGGCGGGGAGGTTAATGCTAGCGCGCACCGGCGCACGACGGcgcgatttttttatttttcattttcgttttttacaaaaatatatttttgttttcgaaatttacagaaatataccacGGCCGTCCCGCTGCCGGGCAGCCgggacctggtcgccccgctgcgggacggcaggggtttttctgcaaaaattttcGCGGAGAATTTGCGCTGAGGACCCTGGAGGACCGGTtgtccggcagcggggcggccggctaCCCCTCCACTATTTAAGGGTTGGCTACCcacctcatttgcatcactaaaattccagaaaaaagaaaagagagggagggaggtagAGGGGCGAAGTCCTGCCGGATTTTCAaaccggcgactgcaggtaatcaaaattcttctacgctttacaaacagtttatgttgtaattatttttattgacACAATatattagcaatcagtttaatgaATAGCATTATTGtgtggccagatatgtcgagcaaccttcgttttcaagttcattatggtgactactatatttctcatgatgcgtatggagtagatctatcagcttttgaacgcagagagtgcggaatagataaacccttagagaggagttttggttccatacgcaaatgacttcacgagatattcaatgtgaatccaaagacttaTTTCCTAACCGTTCAAACTGTGACGAAATGGGCaactgaaggggatttctgggagtcaGATGTCGTGGCTCTaagaggagggccacagccgggtggcgtagtacACCcacctaatcccagagggtggttactTGGGAAAGTGTAAGCTATTCCTCAGATCAactcatgaagcaagaacacaagaacacacgaggatttagagtggttcgggtcgctggagcgtaataccctacgtccactgagagttctattgctctagagttcgtggatgagtctatcatCTGCCTCTAAGCCCCTTTTGAGGCTTGAATCattctctagcgggcgtcctctttttatagcgcaaggaggacgcgtacacaggcattggaccccgacaggtgggcccaacaagaatGTATATTTTACTATCAAAAAGACACTAATGGTTCTACAacggttgagaatctcttcccggatacgcttcattgcactgtagactctctgaccgaagggagtcttcacttgtcccatcggcgaggcgcccgttgaggcagtgtaggttgcggcgtagactgttgggtctaccgcgtaggtgTTATGATATTCCGTtgccgagctgtcgtgtctaactggcgtagcaaACTGATACACGTGGCGTGGGTGGTgccagcggctgtactgtgcgccttggtaacgcgcgatcagcagtacagcctggcaaaagtctcctcgcgctctgctgtggcagagcgcacttaacatCTCCCGCactgaatgcggtaggtgggcgagtcttcccgaggaagcttggtGGCCGCGTGCGTGCCTGCGCCTGTGGAcacatggcggctccggacccccttaggcggggtgtctgtcccctccccgctgaggggtccggatagtatatggtgtccgggaccccgtgggaggtccgggccccccggctgttttggctcagcgctcccctctccgggacacgtggtgacaccggacccgttcctgagcgggaagcgggtccgggtcTGTTGGTCCGGTGTGGTGGAGGCGGACCCAGGGGTTCGGTTGCTTAGCTCCTTAGGGTGTAGTTATAgataactacacgagtctttgacatagcaagaggggtaccttagtccagaggtaccgacaaatTCTATACGACACTAGTGGAcgtcgatatgggatcgagacaactaaccacgcagagtgttacaatatggtaatgcgtcatgttcgtggattttctgttgttggcatagttgagttcatcatgcacggatgcacaaggtacttcagagagcggtaccagTTAGCTGCTGTCTTATTTAATGATCCAGGAGTAGTTTTTTGTAATATGGTCACTAaatacatgaaagaaaagattgaaaagacTCAATATCACATagtggtctccatgggcacaaaTAATTAAAGATTTGAGGTTTAatgcaaggacaggacaggtcagggtgtccgcagacaaagggtcgttcaggattgcttgataacgcTGGAAGGCAAGGTGTTTTGCAGATGCAAGATccacagcttcttcacttaccatgctcccatgttattgcggcatgttcagaatctgggttggaACCTGTGGTTTTTGTTTCAGAATATTACAGAAAAAAACCGATGTGCACACTTagggccatgagatatatggcataggcagtctgggatcattcaTTACACTAAATATCTTTCCAATGTATATTTCCAATCCAGATGATAtgagaggggtaggtcgacggcagacacttcgtatccgtaacggaatggatgagtctgaggcagaaaagaagaaaaaatgatacaacctgtgtggagcatacggtcacacttacaagaagtgccctaaaatATATGAAGATAATActggtgctgaggttggaccttctagggatcccaccgatggattacctccggattttggagcccgtTGCGTttagatttcgttatgtgtggatatgtatttgaaccagatgtatggatatgtattcccacctgtatgtgataattatatttcgttatgtatggatatgtatttgaaccagatggtagcatgtaacattacgaaggtatttgtgtagtaagatttcttggttttagttctaaatgtgtaggttggttgaattagattgctcactgaatgtagtgtactgaaaatagaagggtaATTATGAACCATAAATTTCCGGTTTGCAATACaattttgtaaacaatgctacgattaTAAAGCAGAGGACTAAGGCGTTCGTACTACTAggtacttgaacaatgaaaagcagtggcatgtgcaacacgataatctcgtgttgtgagtaaacctaacatgccttaggaaatgtaaaatgccgggattacatggtggtgctttactgagtgcactAGGGATATTTTTCCTTCATCATAGCTTAAGGCCCTGTttccttagcacggcgggccctctctcgcttcctctccctatcagcttcacgttcaTCTGCCTCCTGAtgttccacttctgcaatcctcttctgaatctcttcctggtctttcttgcgcttctcctccatctattcttcatgcagcattcgttgccacctttgtgtAGCCCACCTTACTTGACGCTCAacgtggtccttatcctgctgagattgctcggtgtcaaaccactgcacgaaatcatatagaggcggtggagtctttccccaaatcatgttaaAAGTCATTACCAGATCTAAAAGTGGCAAACTCTGATAGTattttgtagtacctttgctcgatccttgccgtaatgcttggTCGGGTCatactcgtaattctcgcacatgaaaAACCTCAtgccaaagtcgtcccccaaaacccttgatttcattagcttgcacaaggatccgcaaaagcacataggcacctggactccttgggggactgttgccgtcaccttactccatggaatgtaggtggatcctgaggatgcta from Panicum virgatum strain AP13 chromosome 9K, P.virgatum_v5, whole genome shotgun sequence encodes:
- the LOC120652490 gene encoding uncharacterized protein LOC120652490 isoform X2, translating into MAPADAGDFLLDEDDDDFFSEYNPHPYLGGYDLAATFGTPLPPSASTCYPVSSSAAATVPNVPSPPSPTPEPADPPPEEPYGDEEALRKPVHESPEVFPNGAATKGKGRRRRWCGRGFWKKCVRGLDYVFGYKDPYVEQRIGLDSYVVPVYANRKESGEDALAVEVEMPPPSVGRVEPHDSNEELVQSNDLSWHSNYKDDADTYSQSMSDSYYTPSFSQSYGLPEVFGKPDWFPNLSYSESHPVEEFQPEVESLEPVYSQRLEYYEHFSTYCGQSDGHILETPAYAFNIQSYLPISDMPIEPFKPSWSQNWGLSDVYTQGDALENDAHSLISGEYGAIGSLFISPFYPRETEAFEWAPSDEHASFQHNWHNLSYQNVSMDGVSLISQQAGDSYSMNGSFWPLGHHSAYSV
- the LOC120652490 gene encoding uncharacterized protein LOC120652490 isoform X1, producing the protein MAPADAGDFLLDEDDDDFFSEYNPHPYLGGYDLAATFGTPLPPSASTCYPVSSSAAATVPNVPSPPSPTPEPADPPPEEPYGDEEALRKPVHESPEVFPNGAATKGKGRRRRWCGRGFWKKCVRGLDYVFGYKDPYVEQRIGLDSYVVPVYANRKESGEDALAVEVEMPPPSVGRVEPHDSNEELVQSNDLSWHSNYKDDADTYSQSMSDSYYTPSFSQSYGLPEVFGKPDWFPNLSYSESHPVEEFQPEALLSYDVQHTIFGQPVHCYYHHCYKQPLNVQVESLEPVYSQRLEYYEHFSTYCGQSDGHILETPAYAFNIQSYLPISDMPIEPFKPSWSQNWGLSDVYTQGDALENDAHSLISGEYGAIGSLFISPFYPRETEAFEWAPSDEHASFQHNWHNLSYQNVSMDGVSLISQQAGDSYSMNGSFWPLGHHSAYSV
- the LOC120652490 gene encoding uncharacterized protein LOC120652490 isoform X4; this translates as MAPADAGDFLLDEDDDDFFSEYNPHPYLGGYDLAATFGTPLPPSASTCYPVSSSAAATVPNVPSPPSPTPEPADPPPEEPYGDEEALRKPVHESPEVFPNGAATKGKGRRRRWCGRGFWKKCVRGLDYVFGYKDPYVEQRIGLDSYVVPVYANRKESGEDALAVEVEMPPPSVGRVEPHDSNEELVQSNALLSYDVQHTIFGQPVHCYYHHCYKQPLNVQVESLEPVYSQRLEYYEHFSTYCGQSDGHILETPAYAFNIQSYLPISDMPIEPFKPSWSQNWGLSDVYTQGDALENDAHSLISGEYGAIGSLFISPFYPRETEAFEWAPSDEHASFQHNWHNLSYQNVSMDGVSLISQQAGDSYSMNGSFWPLGHHSAYSV
- the LOC120652490 gene encoding uncharacterized protein At5g39570-like isoform X5, whose protein sequence is MAPADAGDFLLDEDDDDFFSEYNPHPYLGGYDLAATFGTPLPPSASTCYPVSSSAAATVPNVPSPPSPTPEPADPPPEEPYGDEEALRKPVHESPEVFPNGAATKGKGRRRRWCGRGFWKKCVRGLDYVFGYKDPYVEQRIGLDSYVVPVYANRKESGEDALAVEVEMPPPSVGRVEPHDSNEELVQSNDLSWHSNYKDDADTYSQSMSDSYYTPSFSQSYGLPEVFGKPDWFPNLSYSESHPVEEFQPEVESLEPVYSQRLEYYEHSLISGEYGAIGSLFISPFYPRETEAFEWAPSDEHASFQHNWHNLSYQNVSMDGVSLISQQAGDSYSMNGSFWPLGHHSAYSV
- the LOC120652490 gene encoding uncharacterized protein At5g39570-like isoform X3 — its product is MAPADAGDFLLDEDDDDFFSEYNPHPYLGGYDLAATFGTPLPPSASTCYPVSSSAAATVPNVPSPPSPTPEPADPPPEEPYGDEEALRKPVHESPEVFPNGAATKGKGRRRRWCGRGFWKKCVRGLDYVFGYKDPYVEQRIGLDSYVVPVYANRKESGEDALAVEVEMPPPSVGRVEPHDSNEELVQSNDLSWHSNYKDDADTYSQSMSDSYYTPSFSQSYGLPEVFGKPDWFPNLSYSESHPVEEFQPEALLSYDVQHTIFGQPVHCYYHHCYKQPLNVQVESLEPVYSQRLEYYEHSLISGEYGAIGSLFISPFYPRETEAFEWAPSDEHASFQHNWHNLSYQNVSMDGVSLISQQAGDSYSMNGSFWPLGHHSAYSV